The following proteins come from a genomic window of Pirellula staleyi DSM 6068:
- a CDS encoding 2-hydroxyacid dehydrogenase → MRTAVFSTHAYDREFLEPAAQKTGHELVFFEARLTPQTVPLAAGFPAICSFVNDSLSREILTTLAAGGTKFIALRCAGFNQVDLAAAAELEIRVARVPAYSPYSVAEHTVALMLALNRKLHRAYTRVRDSNFALDGLLGFDFHGRTVGVIGTGKIGLCTAKILAGFGCELLFYDVYQNPEAATLGRYVPLEQLLTASDIITLHCPLTPDTYHLIGDATLAKMKPGVMIVNTSRGALVDTRAAIEALKSGQIGYLGLDVYEEEADLFFRDLSGVVIQDDQFSRLLTFPNVLVTAHQAFFTRNALTEIARVTMANLTAAEQGETLVNEVMVPR, encoded by the coding sequence ATGCGAACCGCCGTGTTTAGTACGCATGCCTATGATCGCGAATTCCTCGAGCCAGCGGCTCAAAAAACAGGGCACGAACTGGTCTTTTTCGAAGCCCGACTGACACCGCAAACGGTGCCGCTTGCTGCAGGATTTCCGGCCATTTGTTCGTTTGTGAACGACTCGCTGAGCCGCGAAATCCTCACCACACTCGCCGCCGGCGGAACCAAATTCATCGCCCTCCGCTGTGCCGGTTTTAACCAGGTCGATCTCGCCGCTGCTGCCGAGCTAGAAATCCGCGTCGCCCGGGTCCCTGCCTACTCCCCTTATAGCGTTGCCGAGCACACCGTGGCCCTCATGCTGGCCCTCAATCGGAAGCTACATCGTGCGTACACCCGCGTTCGCGACAGCAATTTCGCCCTCGATGGACTCCTCGGGTTCGATTTCCACGGCCGCACGGTGGGGGTGATCGGAACCGGTAAAATCGGGCTCTGCACCGCGAAAATCCTGGCCGGATTTGGCTGCGAACTCCTCTTTTACGACGTCTATCAGAACCCCGAAGCCGCGACACTTGGTCGCTACGTCCCGCTCGAGCAACTCCTAACCGCCAGCGACATCATCACCCTCCACTGCCCGCTCACCCCCGACACCTACCACCTGATCGGCGACGCAACCCTGGCGAAAATGAAGCCGGGCGTGATGATTGTGAACACCAGCCGGGGTGCCCTGGTCGATACGCGGGCCGCTATCGAGGCACTTAAGTCGGGACAAATTGGCTACTTAGGGCTCGACGTCTACGAAGAAGAGGCCGACCTCTTTTTCCGCGACCTCTCAGGCGTAGTCATTCAAGACGACCAGTTCAGCCGACTGCTGACCTTCCCCAATGTCCTGGTGACCGCCCATCAGGCCTTCTTCACCCGCAACGCCCTGACCGAGATCGCCCGCGTCACCATGGCCAACCTGACGGCAGCCGAGCAGGGCGAAACCCTCGTCAACGAGGTGATGGTCCCCCGATAA
- a CDS encoding TlpA disulfide reductase family protein, with amino-acid sequence MRVFHWFLAAALIFGGHVAAVNAQQIVAEEGDEAANALAELEKKFEVPETKDVAQLLEFIGSIEKIRPTTREELMVIRKKGPLAISTAAKTILEVEKDTKSPAYRKASGIVLTTDAQKALSPDADVAVRDAFIAKVDEFLAGGELGRQELMVAQQIVSGLEYSGNDASVAKAGELYSKWGAKFAESSDEQIARYGKMFVGAGRRLTLVGKPLELKGTQMDGAAFDITSLKGKVVLVDFWATWCGPCRAEHPNIVANYKGYKDKGFEVVAVSLDADRGALEEYVKEHNTGWVNLHEKEAEGKNPATEYYGILGIPCVMLIDKEGKVVSTNARGEKLGALLKDLLGPADPVKAEEPKTE; translated from the coding sequence ATGCGTGTTTTTCATTGGTTTTTGGCTGCAGCACTGATTTTCGGCGGCCATGTGGCTGCGGTGAATGCTCAGCAAATCGTCGCCGAGGAAGGTGATGAGGCAGCAAATGCACTGGCTGAACTCGAGAAGAAGTTCGAAGTGCCAGAGACCAAGGATGTCGCCCAGCTGCTCGAGTTCATCGGCAGCATCGAGAAAATTCGGCCCACCACGCGTGAAGAGCTGATGGTCATTCGCAAGAAGGGCCCACTCGCCATTTCGACAGCCGCTAAAACAATTCTCGAAGTCGAGAAGGATACGAAATCGCCCGCCTATCGCAAGGCTTCGGGCATCGTACTCACAACCGACGCGCAGAAGGCTCTCTCGCCTGATGCCGATGTTGCTGTTCGCGACGCTTTCATCGCGAAAGTCGACGAGTTCCTCGCTGGTGGCGAGCTTGGTCGTCAAGAACTAATGGTCGCTCAGCAAATCGTCTCGGGGCTCGAGTATTCGGGCAACGATGCCAGTGTTGCTAAGGCTGGTGAACTCTACAGCAAATGGGGTGCGAAGTTCGCCGAATCGTCGGATGAGCAGATTGCTCGCTATGGCAAAATGTTCGTCGGAGCCGGTCGTCGCTTGACTCTCGTGGGTAAACCACTGGAGCTCAAGGGAACCCAAATGGATGGGGCTGCATTCGACATCACTTCGCTCAAGGGCAAGGTGGTTCTCGTCGACTTCTGGGCCACCTGGTGTGGTCCTTGCCGCGCCGAACATCCGAACATTGTGGCCAACTACAAGGGCTACAAAGACAAGGGTTTTGAAGTGGTCGCCGTCAGCCTCGACGCCGATCGTGGCGCCCTCGAAGAATACGTCAAAGAGCACAACACCGGCTGGGTGAATCTCCACGAGAAAGAAGCCGAAGGGAAGAATCCAGCGACCGAATACTACGGCATTCTCGGCATTCCTTGCGTCATGCTGATCGACAAGGAAGGGAAAGTGGTCTCGACCAATGCCCGTGGCGAAAAGCTCGGTGCATTGCTTAAAGATCTCCTTGGTCCAGCCGACCCTGTGAAGGCTGAAGAACCCAAGACCGAATAG